A single genomic interval of Ficedula albicollis isolate OC2 linkage group LGE22, FicAlb1.5, whole genome shotgun sequence harbors:
- the LOC107604321 gene encoding nascent polypeptide-associated complex subunit alpha, muscle-specific form-like, which translates to MAEPPWLHPQPSGGTDGRTTLAAPPALGGHRWQNHPGCTPSPRGAPMAEPPWLHPQPSGGTDGRTTLAAPPALGGHRWQNHPGCTPSPRGAPMAEPPWLHPQPSGGTDGRTTLAAPPALGGHRWQNHPGCTPSPRGAPMAEPPWLHPQPSGGTDGRTTLAAPPALGGHRWQNHPGCTPSPRGAPMAEPPWLHPQPSGGTDGRTTLAAPPAQGEPMAEPPWLHPQPKGNRWQNHPELHPQPSGDTDGRTTLTCTPSPRGSDGRTTLAAPPAQGGHRWQNQPGCTRSTRGTDGRTSLSCTPSPRGAPMVEPPWLHPQPSGGSDGRTTLAAPPAQGAPMAEPPWLHPQPKGHRWQNHPGCTPSPRGTDGRTTLAAPPAQGAPMAEPPWLHPQPKGHRWQNHPGCTPSPRGTDGRTTLAAPPAQGAPMAEPPWLHPQPKGHRWQNHPGCTPSPRGTDGRTTLAAPPAQGGHRWQNQPGCTRSTRGTDGRTSLSCTPSPRGAPMVEPPWLHPQPSGGSDGRTTLAAPPAQGAPMAEPPWLHPQPSGGTDGRTTLAAPPAQGAPMAEPPWLHPQPKGHRWQNHPGCTPSPRGTDGRTTLAAPPAQGAPMAEPPWLHPQPKGHRWQNHPGCTPSPRGTDGRTTLAAPPAQGAPMAEPPWLHPQPKGNRWQNQPELHPQPSGGSDGRTTLAAPPALGGHRWQNHPGCTPSPRGTDGRTSLSCTPSPRGAPMAEPAWLHPQPSGGTPSAGTIGGGAAQTRPPGAGRNSPAELLCPAHFLLKEGWVSPGKDGPRAASPPGQPRSAPSLKIRSIQDWGPVVILPCQAASIFLAKEVPFLALCRYFGVFRGVLARLASSRVAPHRPKIHPVLGDVWT; encoded by the exons ATGGCAGAAccaccctggctgcacccccagccctcggggGGCACCGATGGCAGAAccaccctggctgcacccccagccctcggggGGCACCGATGGCAGAAccaccctggctgcacccccagccctcggggGGCACCGATGGCAGAAccaccctggctgcacccccagccctcggggGGCACCGATGGCAGAAccaccctggctgcacccccagccctcggggGGCACCGATGGCAGAAccaccctggctgcacccccagccctcggggGGCACCGATGGCAGAAccaccctggctgcacccccagccctcggggGGCACCGATGGCAGAAccaccctggctgcacccccagccctcggggGGCACCGATGGCAGAAccaccctggctgcacccccagccctcggggGGCACCGATGGCAGAAccaccctggctgcacccccagccctcggggGGCACCGATGGCAGAAccaccctggctgcacccccagccctcggggGGCACCGATGGCAGAAccaccctggctgcacccccagccctcggggGGCACCGATGGCAGAAccaccctggctgcacccccagccctcggggGGCACCGATGGCAGAAccaccctggctgcacccccagcccaaggGGAACCGATGGCAGAA ccaccctggctgcacccccagcccaaggGGAACCGATGGCAGAACCACCCTgagctgcacccccagccctcggggGACACCGATGGCAGAACCACCCTgacctgcacccccagcccaaggGGCTCCGATGGCAGAAccaccctggctgcacccccagcccaaggGGGGCACCGATGGCAGAACCAGCCTGGCTGCACCCGCAGCACAAGGGGAACCGATGGCAGAACCAGCCTgagctgcacccccagccctcggggGGCTCCGATGGTAGAAccaccctggctgcacccccagccctcggggGGCTCCGATGGCAGAAccaccctggctgcacccccagcccaaggGGCACCGATGGCAGAAccaccctggctgcacccccagcccaaggGGCACCGATGGCAGAAccaccctggctgcacccccagcccaaggGGCACCGATGGCAGAAccaccctggctgcacccccagcccaaggGGCACCGATGGCAGAAccaccctggctgcacccccagcccaaggGGCACCGATGGCAGAAccaccctggctgcacccccagcccaaggGGCACCGATGGCAGAAccaccctggctgcacccccagcccaaggGGCACCGATGGCAGAAccaccctggctgcacccccagcccaaggGGCACCGATGGCAGAAccaccctggctgcacccccagcccaaggGGCACCGATGGCAGAAccaccctggctgcacccccagcccaaggGGGGCACCGATGGCAGAACCAGCCTGGCTGCACCCGCAGCACAAGGGGAACCGATGGCAGAACCAGCCTgagctgcacccccagccctcggggGGCTCCGATGGTAGAAccaccctggctgcacccccagccctcggggGGCTCCGATGGCAGAAccaccctggctgcacccccagcccaaggGGCACCGATGGCAGAAccaccctggctgcacccccagccctcggggGGCACCGATGGCAGAAccaccctggctgcacccccagcccaaggGGCACCGATGGCAGAAccaccctggctgcacccccagcccaaggGGCACCGATGGCAGAAccaccctggctgcacccccagcccaaggGGCACCGATGGCAGAAccaccctggctgcacccccagcccaaggGGCACCGATGGCAGAAccaccctggctgcacccccagcccaaggGGCACCGATGGCAGAAccaccctggctgcacccccagcccaaggGGCACCGATGGCAGAAccaccctggctgcacccccagcccaaggGGCACCGATGGCAGAAccaccctggctgcacccccagcccaaggGGAACCGATGGCAGAACCAGCCTgagctgcacccccagccctcggggGGCTCCGATGGTAGAAccaccctggctgcacccccagccctcggggGGCACCGATGGCAGAAccaccctggctgcacccccagcccaaggGGAACCGATGGCAGAACCAGCCTgagctgcacccccagcccaaggGGGGCTCCGATGGCAGAAccagcctggctgcacccccagccctcggggGGAACACCCAGCGCTGGCACCATCGGCGGAGGAGCTGCCCAGACCCGCCCGCCCGGCGCTGGCAGGAATTCCCcggcagagctgctgtgcccgGCGCATTTCTTGCTAAAGGAGGGATGGGTTTCGCCGGGAAAGGATGGTCCAAGGGCAGCATCCCCCCCCGGCCAGCCCAGATCCGCACCCAGCCTAAAAATAAGGAGCATCCAGGATTGGGGTCCCGTGGTGATCCTTCCTTGCCAAGCAGCCAGCATTTTCCTTGCCAAAGAAGTGCCCTTTTTGGCTCTTTGCCGATATTTTGGTGTTTTCCGAGGTGTTCTGGCTCGGCTGGCTTCATCCCGTGTTGCTCCCCACCGTCCCAAGATCCACCCCGTGCTTGGAGATGTTTGGACATGA
- the ACVRL1 gene encoding serine/threonine-protein kinase receptor R3, producing MMPCAASGRVLLALLTLSLGCAAEELLCACDVPHCSQPNCTGKVCFVSKRREEGAITQHRGCFSQNILEHCHTPVTEQYGMRCCRFHMCNAQLEIFLQGEDALVKTPSLPNLLLMIFVPLLSLLVLVALTALFCWKLAQHRHKHSDFGDTDLMLKASMVGDSTLEDLLSDDCTTGSGSGLPFLVQRTVARQITLMECVGKGRYGEVWRGVWHGESVAVKIFSSRDEQSWFRETEIYNTVLLRHDNILGFIASDMTSRNSSTQLWLITHYHENGSLYDYLQRTALDVETCLGLASSIICGLVHLHVEIFGTQGKPAIAHRDLKSRNILVKSNRQCCIADLGLAVMHSQGSDYLDIGNNPRVGTKRYMAPEVLSEQIRTDCFESYKKTDIWAYGLVLWEITRRTVVNGIVEEYRPPFFDAVPSDPSFEDMKKVVCVDQQTPVIPNRLFSDSVLSALAKIMKECWYQSPSARLTALRIKKTLKKLNNSVEKPKPEQ from the exons atGATGCCCTGTGCAGCCTCTGGCCGGGTGCTGCTGGCGCTGCTGACCCTGTCCCTCGGCTGCGCCGCCG AGGAGTTGCTGTGCGCCTGCGATGTGCcccactgcagccagcccaACTGCACGGGCAAGGTGTGCTTCGTCAgcaagaggagggaggagggcgCCATCACCCAGCACCGGGGCTGCTTCTCGCAGAACATCCTGGAGCACTGCCACACGCCCGTGACGGAGCAGTACGGCATGAGGTGCTGCCGCTTCCACATGTGCAACGCCCAGCTGGAGATCTTCCTGCAAG GAGAAGATGCCCTGGTAAAGACGCCTTCCCTGCCCAACCTCCTCCTGATGATCTTCGTCCCGCTGCTCTCCCTCCTCGTCCTCGTGGCGCTCACGGCGCTCTTCTGCTGGAAGCTGGCGCAGCACCGCCACAAGCACAGTGACTTTGGTGACACAGACCTCATGCTGAAGGCATCCATGGTGGGAGACAGCACCTTAGAG GACCTGCTGAGCGATGACTGCACGACGGGCAGCGGCTCTGGGCTGCCTTTCCTGGTGCAGAGGACGGTGGCTCGGCAGATCACCCTCATGGAGTGCGTGG GTAAAGGACGCTATGGAGAGGTGTGGCGAGGCGTGTGGCACGGGGAGAGCGTGGCCGTGAAGATCTTCTCCTCCCGGGACGAGCAGTCGTGGTTCCGCGAGACAGAGATCTACAACACCGTCCTCCTCCGGCACGACAACATCCTGG gttTCATCGCCTCTGACATGACATCCAGGAACTCCAGCACGCAGCTGTGGCTCATCACCCACTACCACGAGAACGGTTCTCTCTACGACTACCTGCAGAGGACGGCCCTGGATGTGGAGACCTGCCTGGGCTTGGCCTCCTCCATCATCTGTGGCCTCGTCCACCTCCACGTGGAGATTTTTGGCACGCAAGGCAAACCTGCCATCGCCCACCGCGACCTGAAAAGCAGGAACATCCTGGTGAAAAGCAACCGGCAGTGCTGCATCGCAGACCTGG ggctggcagtCATGCACTCCCAGGGCAGCGACTACCTGGACATCGGCAACAACCCCCGGGTGGGCACCAAGCGCTACATGGCCCCGGAGGTGCTGAGCGAGCAGATCCGCACCGACTGCTTCGAGTCCTACAAGAAGACGGACATCTGGGCGTACGGGCTGGTGCTCTGGGAGATCACCCGGCGGACGGTGGTGAATG GCATCGTGGAAGAGTATCGGCCGCCCTTCTTCGACGCCGTGCCCAGCGACCCCAGCTTCGAGGACATGAAGAAGGTGGTGTGCGTGGACCAGCAGACCCCCGTGATCCCCAACCGCCTCTTCTCCGACTCG GTTCTGTCGGCACTGGCGAAGATCATGAAGGAGTGCTGGTACCAGAGCCCCTCGGCTCGTCTCACCGCCCTGCGCATTAAAAAGACCTTGAAGAAGCTGAACAATTCCGTAGAGAAGCCAAAACCGGAGCAGTGA
- the ANKRD33 gene encoding ankyrin repeat domain-containing protein 33: MLACSKGFVDIVPLLQKCPYININQQDNDGNTALMMAAQAGHITIVNYLLNYYPALEVDQRDPRGLTALMKAAVQGRRDCVTALLLAGADLQAVDAVKGKTAREWATFTGRFETTVRIRTLLRRPRAEQFAAQYRPEWPALAALVAKALSPKSRSERLSEKIRSIFTFNIPRDPKEDGVLDHMVRMTTSLASPFVATACQTVCPDSPPEVGKRRLSVPEILGRHVPDEGDASETRSAGGSSCNGHAVSDVFPGEPLPKIKVSKASGSPAGEKKPRVKDKHLLQPPQWRYKMLKEEKKAAEEAKTGEKKKKKKKKG, translated from the exons ATGCTCGCCTGCTCCAAGGGCTTTGTGGACATCGTGCCGCTGCTGCAGAAGTGTCCCTACATCAACATCAACCAGCAGGACAACGATGGGAACACAGCCCTCATGATGGCTGCCCAGGCAG GACACATCACCATTGTTAACTACCTCCTCAACTACTACCCTGCCCTGGAGGTGGACCAGCGGGACCCGCGGGGGCTGACGGCGCTGATGAAGGCGGCGGTGCAGGGGCGGCGGGACTGCGTCACCGCCCTGCTGCTGGCGG GAGCTGACCTGCAGGCCGTGGATGCCGTGAAGGGGAAGACAGCCCGGGAGTGGGCGACCTTCACCGGCCGCTTCGAGACCACCGTGCGCATCCGGACGCTGCTGCGGCGCCCGCGCGCCGAGCAGTTCGCGGCCCAGTACCGGCCCGAGTGGCCAGCGCTGGCCGCGCTGGTGGCCAAAGCCCTGAGCCCCAAATCCAGGAGCGAGAGGCTGTCGGAGAAGATCCGCTCCATCTTCACCTTCAACATCCCCCGCGATCCCAAGGAGGACGGTGTGCTGGACCACATGGTGAGGATGACCACGTCCCTCGCCAGCCCTTTCGTGGCCACCGCTTGCCAAACCGTCTGCCCCGACAGCCCGCCCGAGGTGGGCAAGCGCCGGCTCTCGGTGCCGGAGATCCTCGGGCGGCACGTGCCGGACGAAGGCGACGCCTCAGAAACGCGCAGCGCCGGGGGATCCTCCTGCAACGGCCACGCCGTGTCcga CGTCTTCCCCGGGGAGCCCCTCCCCAAAATCAAAGTGAGCAAAGCCTCGGGCTCGCCCGCCGGCGAGAAGAAGCCGCGTGTGAAGGACaagcacctgctgcagccgcCGCAGTGGAGGTACAAGATgctgaaggaggagaagaaagcGGCCGAGGAGGCCAAGACgggggagaagaagaagaaaaagaaaaagaaaggctaA